In a single window of the Phycisphaerales bacterium genome:
- a CDS encoding phosphoglycerate kinase, giving the protein MPKKSVRDIDVRGKRVLIRADLNVPLNDQQQVTDDRRIRMFLPTLQDVLKRGGRAIVLSHLGRPTGDGGAEDAKYSLAPVAQRMSALLEKAVKFVPACTGPEAEQAARELHDGEVLLLENVRFHKAETIIDKAKKNPDKKLTPEQDGKRSAFAAALAKLGEIYVNDAFGTCHRKHVSMYDVPGLLPKGQRVLGFLVEKELKYLGDAVQAPQRPFVAVLGGAKVSDKIGVIQNLLTKVDEILIGGAMMFTFWAAQGKEVGKSLCERDQLDLARKLLAEAGGKINLPVDTVAAAELKSGVATQTVAGAVPADLMGLDVGPQTLERFSAVLRKAGTIIWNGPLGAFETKPFEAGTYTLARVIAAATKAGAVSIIGGGDSAAAVEQAGLAEQVSHISTGGGASLEFLEGKAFGPIAVLDEA; this is encoded by the coding sequence ATGCCCAAGAAATCCGTTCGCGACATCGACGTGCGCGGCAAGCGGGTGCTGATCCGCGCCGACCTCAACGTACCGCTCAATGATCAACAGCAGGTGACCGACGACCGCCGTATCCGCATGTTCCTGCCGACGCTGCAGGATGTGCTGAAACGCGGCGGGCGGGCGATCGTGCTGAGCCACCTCGGGCGGCCGACCGGGGACGGCGGGGCTGAAGATGCGAAGTACTCGCTCGCACCGGTAGCGCAGCGGATGAGTGCCCTGCTGGAGAAAGCTGTCAAGTTCGTGCCCGCCTGCACCGGGCCGGAGGCCGAGCAGGCCGCCCGGGAACTCCACGACGGCGAGGTGCTGCTGCTCGAGAACGTACGCTTTCACAAGGCCGAGACAATCATCGACAAGGCCAAGAAGAACCCTGACAAGAAGCTTACGCCGGAACAGGACGGGAAACGCAGCGCCTTCGCCGCGGCTCTGGCAAAGCTCGGTGAAATCTACGTGAATGACGCCTTCGGCACCTGCCACCGGAAGCACGTCAGCATGTACGACGTACCCGGCCTGCTCCCCAAGGGCCAGCGCGTCCTCGGCTTCCTCGTCGAGAAGGAGTTGAAATACCTGGGCGACGCGGTGCAGGCACCCCAGCGGCCGTTCGTGGCCGTGCTCGGTGGTGCGAAGGTAAGTGACAAGATCGGCGTCATTCAGAACCTGCTGACCAAGGTGGACGAAATCCTGATCGGCGGCGCCATGATGTTCACCTTCTGGGCGGCCCAGGGCAAGGAAGTTGGCAAGAGTCTCTGCGAACGTGACCAGCTCGATCTGGCGCGGAAACTGCTCGCTGAGGCCGGCGGGAAGATCAACCTGCCGGTCGATACAGTGGCGGCCGCGGAGCTGAAATCCGGCGTCGCTACGCAGACGGTGGCAGGTGCCGTACCGGCCGACCTGATGGGGCTGGATGTCGGTCCGCAGACCCTGGAGCGCTTCTCGGCCGTGCTGCGCAAGGCCGGTACGATCATTTGGAACGGACCGCTCGGCGCATTCGAGACGAAGCCGTTCGAGGCCGGCACCTACACCCTTGCCCGGGTGATCGCCGCGGCAACAAAGGCCGGTGCCGTCAGCATCATCGGCGGCGGCGACAGCGCGGCGGCCGTGGAGCAGGCTGGCCTCGCTGAGCAGGTGTCGCACATCAGCACGGGCGGTGGCGCCTCGCTGGAGTTCCTCGAGGGGAAGGCCTTCGGCCCCATCGCGGTATTGGACGAAGCGTGA
- a CDS encoding histidine phosphatase family protein, with protein MRVVLIPCAATDWQAEGRLLGRTALSPTTEGQAGCATWLAPLRAAGLITIYHGPDELSQFTARLLARHLRITVRSAQDLAELDVGLWAGLTDGQLRSRFASAHRELCESPLNVTPPGGETVSAAAERLKGFFHKQTRRNGARTIGVVLRPLTWALARCVLEQDDFSSMWTSAQGRQEPVLVETP; from the coding sequence ATGAGAGTAGTGCTGATCCCCTGCGCAGCCACCGACTGGCAAGCCGAGGGTCGGCTGCTGGGGCGAACGGCGCTTAGCCCGACGACGGAGGGGCAGGCCGGTTGCGCAACGTGGTTAGCCCCGTTGCGAGCAGCCGGGCTCATCACGATCTACCACGGACCGGATGAGTTGTCCCAATTCACCGCGCGGCTATTGGCACGGCACCTGCGCATCACAGTTCGATCGGCACAGGACCTCGCTGAACTGGATGTCGGCCTGTGGGCGGGGCTCACGGATGGGCAGTTACGGTCGCGGTTTGCTTCGGCCCATCGCGAGTTGTGCGAATCGCCGCTCAATGTCACACCGCCGGGTGGCGAGACCGTGAGCGCTGCCGCCGAGCGCCTCAAGGGATTTTTTCACAAACAGACCCGTCGGAATGGTGCCCGGACGATCGGTGTTGTGTTGCGACCGTTGACCTGGGCACTGGCACGGTGTGTGCTGGAGCAGGATGACTTCTCGTCCATGTGGACCTCTGCCCAGGGCCGACAGGAACCCGTGCTCGTCGAAACCCCGTAA
- a CDS encoding lipid-A-disaccharide synthase N-terminal domain-containing protein, translated as MLLFANAPPGLLTWVLSELQHPLVIFGFAAQFIFFARFLVQWVVSERLGRSHIPVSFWYLSLVGGAMTFVYALLKHDLVFMTSQGLAVGIYIRNLMLIYRPRPARLVDGAPLTRAERAVADSAPP; from the coding sequence ATGCTGCTGTTTGCAAATGCGCCTCCCGGACTGCTCACGTGGGTTCTCAGCGAGCTGCAGCACCCCCTCGTGATCTTCGGTTTCGCGGCCCAGTTCATCTTTTTCGCCCGCTTCCTCGTGCAATGGGTCGTGTCGGAGCGGCTGGGTCGGAGTCATATCCCGGTTTCGTTCTGGTATCTCAGTCTTGTCGGGGGGGCTATGACATTCGTCTATGCCCTGCTCAAGCATGATCTGGTTTTCATGACGAGCCAAGGGTTGGCGGTCGGCATCTACATTCGAAATCTCATGCTGATCTACCGTCCGCGACCAGCGCGCCTCGTAGATGGCGCGCCGCTCACGCGGGCCGAACGTGCCGTGGCCGACTCCGCCCCGCCCTGA
- a CDS encoding DUF4123 domain-containing protein, whose product MPAATSPVAEILQRAVPPGARLYALLDSACAPDGPFEAADAGAACESLFAGRAGDHLRDVAPYLAEFPRRSAFAQWWFAEWGKSVGILLDAPAELAEVRRHFRTLTIVRDARRTKYFFRFYDPRVLRTFLPTCTPAEAERFFGPVRTLYCEDEDRGLLCYSLVDGKLVSRKIPLTT is encoded by the coding sequence ATGCCTGCTGCGACGTCACCGGTAGCTGAGATTCTGCAACGGGCCGTGCCGCCCGGAGCGCGGCTGTACGCGCTGCTCGACTCGGCCTGCGCGCCGGATGGCCCCTTCGAGGCCGCCGATGCAGGTGCGGCCTGCGAGTCGCTCTTCGCGGGGCGCGCCGGCGACCACCTCCGCGACGTGGCGCCGTACCTCGCCGAGTTTCCGCGCCGCTCGGCCTTCGCCCAGTGGTGGTTCGCGGAATGGGGTAAGAGCGTCGGCATCCTGCTCGATGCTCCGGCCGAACTCGCCGAGGTGCGGCGGCATTTCCGAACGCTGACGATCGTGCGCGATGCCCGCCGGACGAAATACTTCTTCCGCTTCTATGATCCCCGTGTGCTGCGGACGTTTCTCCCGACGTGTACGCCGGCAGAAGCCGAACGTTTCTTCGGGCCGGTGCGCACCCTCTATTGCGAAGATGAGGATCGGGGGCTGCTCTGTTATTCGCTGGTCGATGGGAAACTTGTGAGCAGAAAGATCCCGTTGACCACCTAG
- a CDS encoding acetyl-CoA carboxylase carboxyltransferase subunit beta gives MVEGTTPARRNVEVPEGLWIRCVSCGAMVYRRILEEELHVCPECDYHYRVDARARIAQLNDPETFEEFLPHLESSNPLNFTDRISYRERLDKVKAATGESEAIIVGKGFIKGRPLIMGVMNPNFIMGSMGSVVGEKVCAAAERAAAEGLPLLMVTCSGGARMMEGMVSLAQMARTSAAIAKLDDVGGLYIVVMTDPTTAGVAASFAFLGDFTLAEPGALIGFAGPRVIANTIRATLPEGFQRAEFMLEHGFVDRIVHRRDLRSEIAKIIDYCNK, from the coding sequence ATGGTTGAGGGCACAACACCCGCCCGCCGCAACGTGGAGGTCCCGGAGGGGCTGTGGATTCGCTGCGTGAGCTGCGGGGCCATGGTCTACCGTCGAATTCTGGAAGAGGAACTTCACGTCTGCCCGGAATGTGACTACCACTACCGCGTCGACGCCCGGGCGCGCATCGCGCAGCTCAACGACCCGGAGACTTTCGAGGAATTCCTGCCGCACCTCGAATCCAGTAACCCGCTGAACTTTACCGATCGCATCAGTTACCGCGAGCGACTCGACAAGGTGAAAGCGGCGACGGGCGAATCGGAGGCCATCATCGTCGGCAAGGGCTTCATCAAGGGCCGACCGCTGATCATGGGAGTGATGAACCCGAACTTCATCATGGGTTCGATGGGCTCGGTGGTCGGCGAGAAAGTCTGCGCTGCGGCCGAACGGGCAGCGGCGGAGGGCCTGCCCCTGCTGATGGTCACGTGCAGTGGCGGCGCCCGCATGATGGAGGGGATGGTGTCACTGGCGCAGATGGCGCGAACGTCCGCCGCGATTGCCAAGCTTGATGACGTCGGCGGGCTCTACATCGTGGTGATGACAGACCCGACCACGGCCGGCGTGGCCGCCAGCTTCGCATTCCTGGGCGACTTCACGCTGGCGGAACCGGGCGCGCTGATCGGGTTCGCGGGGCCGCGCGTCATTGCGAACACCATCCGCGCCACGCTGCCGGAGGGCTTTCAGCGGGCCGAGTTCATGCTTGAGCACGGTTTCGTTGATCGCATTGTGCATCGGCGCGACCTGCGCAGCGAAATCGCCAAGATCATCGACTATTGCAACAAATGA
- a CDS encoding ADP-ribose-binding protein: MIEKYCDLWLEKADYRCILTSAAVTNGEAALDSNSARQAAGRFAGISTDLARLLTSRGNHVHEIRPGLCSFPIKQYQWSGPTLPIIERSARELLALVGEKVTILPRPGCGPGELSWEDVKKALEFLPDTIIVCPGP, encoded by the coding sequence ATGATCGAGAAGTATTGCGACCTCTGGCTGGAAAAAGCGGATTACCGCTGCATTCTCACGAGCGCGGCCGTCACCAATGGCGAAGCGGCGCTGGATTCGAATTCCGCACGCCAGGCGGCGGGGCGCTTTGCGGGCATCTCCACCGACTTGGCACGGCTGCTGACCTCGCGCGGCAATCATGTGCACGAGATTCGGCCGGGGCTGTGCTCCTTCCCCATCAAGCAGTACCAATGGTCCGGTCCGACGCTGCCAATCATTGAGCGGAGCGCGCGGGAACTACTCGCGCTGGTCGGCGAAAAAGTCACGATCCTCCCGCGGCCGGGATGCGGTCCAGGTGAACTGAGTTGGGAGGATGTGAAGAAGGCACTCGAATTCCTGCCCGACACCATCATTGTCTGTCCGGGGCCCTAA
- the rpe gene encoding ribulose-phosphate 3-epimerase produces MPGPTRRPVRIAPSVLSADFGRLAEEIGAVAAAGADLLHLDIMDGHFVPNLSFGVPVVASIRRHTSLFLDAHLMITDPLHYAPAFVEAGANNITFHIETIPDPVATVETLRGLGVQVGVALNPGTPLAALDPVIEIVDLVLVMSVWPGFGGQHYLTESTDRIARLAQRLRPDQTLEVDGGIHAANIGSVAAAGANTLVAGSAIFGAPDAGAALRALRAAAEDGARAPEQKA; encoded by the coding sequence ATGCCCGGCCCAACCCGGCGGCCTGTGCGCATCGCACCCTCCGTGCTGAGTGCCGATTTTGGTCGGCTGGCGGAGGAAATTGGTGCGGTCGCGGCCGCCGGGGCGGACCTGCTGCATCTCGACATCATGGACGGGCACTTCGTGCCCAACCTGTCCTTCGGGGTGCCGGTGGTCGCGAGCATTCGGCGGCACACGTCGCTCTTCCTGGATGCCCACCTGATGATCACCGATCCGCTGCATTACGCCCCGGCATTCGTCGAAGCCGGTGCCAACAACATTACCTTTCACATTGAAACCATCCCGGATCCAGTCGCCACAGTGGAAACGCTGCGCGGCCTCGGAGTGCAGGTTGGGGTAGCGCTTAACCCGGGGACACCCCTTGCAGCGCTCGACCCGGTCATTGAAATCGTCGATCTCGTACTCGTGATGTCCGTTTGGCCCGGCTTCGGCGGACAGCATTACCTCACCGAAAGCACGGACCGCATCGCGCGCCTCGCACAGCGGCTGCGGCCTGACCAAACACTCGAGGTGGACGGCGGCATCCACGCCGCCAACATCGGATCCGTGGCGGCCGCCGGCGCGAATACCTTGGTCGCTGGGTCCGCCATTTTCGGCGCGCCGGATGCAGGGGCCGCCTTGCGAGCGCTGCGCGCGGCGGCCGAGGACGGCGCCCGGGCGCCGGAGCAGAAGGCATGA
- a CDS encoding type VI secretion system contractile sheath large subunit: MSDSSLPPDVGVDFPFPEGLRVTRERPFHMLLLADFAGSEQGRLDGPLVDTGVGVSADSFDEVLAAAQPAVAFTVADPLIPGGPMAEVALTFRTMQDFRPERIAEQLAATRPLHAARELLVQRLLGKLTADVLTAKAGELASAHAVLSWLPDALRTGSAAEAAQNVDALLDQFDLGGEEPSAAESAAAPPKSGVGALVAAAAGAGGMKIPATEASSLRRALAKLDQQCGTWLNLVLHTPAVQRLESTWRSVALLVSKLDFRAGIRLQLLHAPRAHLAERLVAKVIDPVFDEGAQAPDVLLVDEQFGNTPADLEALDELAQHAASLPLVVLTGVGAAFFGSKHAWQVPALPAFHNHMDQWQFAKYKTLRDQPYARFLGLIFGRALLRAPYVPARDGDLSFAFREDCVGERDLLWAGGPIIAACTLSASFAESGWPTGLVGRVDGFATGRGGPKGDKPLGPADTALSMERAQELAAVGLNAIIGYEEETRVVLCNGFSAARPARPEGGAILEISLPYQLFASRLSTLLLDLRPHLTRLDTEKLVAVVLTHVRDWLTVADITPDEQQISVQARPVEGAADGVELAVTVTAPPRVLPGGVPVVVGYRVR, translated from the coding sequence ATGTCTGACTCCTCGCTCCCGCCCGATGTGGGCGTTGACTTTCCATTTCCGGAAGGGCTGCGCGTCACGCGCGAGCGCCCGTTCCACATGTTGCTGCTGGCGGACTTTGCCGGCAGCGAACAGGGGCGTCTCGACGGCCCACTCGTGGATACAGGGGTCGGAGTCAGTGCGGACTCCTTCGACGAGGTGTTGGCTGCCGCCCAGCCCGCGGTCGCTTTTACCGTCGCGGATCCGCTGATTCCGGGTGGTCCTATGGCGGAAGTAGCGCTGACCTTCAGGACCATGCAGGACTTCCGTCCGGAGCGCATTGCCGAGCAATTGGCTGCCACTCGTCCTTTGCATGCCGCGCGGGAATTGCTTGTTCAACGCCTGCTGGGCAAGCTCACTGCGGATGTGCTCACTGCAAAAGCAGGTGAGCTTGCGAGTGCTCATGCGGTCCTGAGTTGGCTGCCCGATGCGCTGCGCACCGGTAGCGCTGCAGAAGCCGCCCAAAACGTCGACGCCCTGCTGGATCAGTTCGACCTCGGCGGTGAGGAACCATCGGCTGCGGAGTCGGCTGCGGCGCCCCCGAAGTCGGGCGTCGGGGCACTCGTTGCCGCCGCGGCCGGTGCCGGCGGGATGAAGATTCCCGCCACGGAAGCCTCCAGTCTACGGCGGGCGCTGGCGAAGCTCGACCAGCAATGTGGCACTTGGCTGAATCTCGTGCTGCATACCCCCGCGGTGCAGCGCCTGGAGTCGACTTGGCGCTCCGTAGCATTGCTGGTCTCGAAGCTCGATTTTCGGGCCGGGATCCGGCTGCAACTGTTGCACGCGCCGCGCGCTCACCTTGCCGAGCGGCTCGTGGCGAAAGTCATTGACCCGGTCTTTGACGAAGGTGCGCAGGCGCCCGATGTGCTCCTCGTGGATGAGCAGTTCGGCAACACACCCGCCGACCTGGAGGCACTCGACGAACTCGCCCAGCACGCCGCGAGTCTGCCGCTGGTGGTGCTCACCGGCGTAGGTGCGGCGTTCTTCGGCAGCAAGCATGCCTGGCAGGTGCCGGCGCTCCCGGCCTTCCACAACCACATGGATCAGTGGCAGTTCGCGAAATACAAAACGCTCCGAGATCAGCCCTATGCCCGTTTTCTCGGCCTGATCTTTGGCCGCGCCCTCCTCCGGGCACCATATGTTCCCGCGCGCGACGGAGACCTGTCGTTCGCTTTTCGCGAGGATTGCGTCGGCGAGCGCGATCTGCTGTGGGCCGGCGGCCCGATCATCGCGGCCTGCACTCTGTCCGCCAGTTTCGCAGAGAGTGGCTGGCCCACCGGGCTCGTTGGACGAGTCGACGGCTTCGCGACCGGCCGCGGCGGTCCCAAGGGCGACAAGCCCCTCGGACCGGCTGACACCGCACTGAGCATGGAACGTGCCCAGGAACTGGCCGCGGTCGGGCTCAACGCGATCATCGGCTATGAAGAAGAAACGCGCGTCGTGCTCTGCAACGGCTTCAGCGCGGCGCGCCCGGCGCGTCCCGAAGGTGGCGCGATTCTCGAAATCAGTCTGCCTTACCAACTTTTCGCGAGCCGTCTCTCGACACTGTTGCTCGACCTGCGACCCCACCTTACCCGCCTGGATACCGAAAAACTCGTGGCCGTGGTGCTTACGCATGTACGCGACTGGCTGACCGTGGCCGACATCACTCCCGACGAGCAGCAGATCTCGGTGCAGGCGCGCCCGGTCGAAGGTGCGGCCGACGGGGTCGAATTGGCGGTGACTGTCACGGCCCCGCCGCGCGTGCTGCCGGGCGGAGTACCAGTGGTGGTGGGCTATCGTGTGCGGTGA